One Amaranthus tricolor cultivar Red isolate AtriRed21 chromosome 10, ASM2621246v1, whole genome shotgun sequence genomic window carries:
- the LOC130825575 gene encoding LOW QUALITY PROTEIN: cysteine protease ATG4-like (The sequence of the model RefSeq protein was modified relative to this genomic sequence to represent the inferred CDS: inserted 4 bases in 3 codons), which translates to MTSGTMWRIKEHMFGFSKSNVITFTXDIWLLGVCFKLDAIGGDPVSSSGFAAFVEDFSSRILMTYRKGFDPIGDSKYTSDVNWGCMLRSSQMLLAQALIVHRLGRSWRRTVTMQIEQGYLEILHEFADSEASAFSIHKLLEAGKGYGLAAGSWVGPYATCCAWETLARVDKVKLNKSFXMAIYIVSGDEDGERGGAPVXCIEDVYSCCLEHSGGAAGWTAILLLVPLVLGLDKLNPRYVPLLGLLLHFLKVLES; encoded by the exons ATGACAAGCGGAACTATGTGGAGGATTAAAGAGCATATGTTCGGGTTTAGTAAGTCGAATGTTATTACCTTTAC TGATATCTGGTTGCTCGGTGTTTGTTTTAAACTTGATGCTATTGGTGGTGATCCTGTTTCTAGCAGTGGATTTGCTGCTTTTGTTGAGGATTTTTCATCCAGGATTTTGATGACTTATAGAAAAG ggtttgatcCCATTGGGGATTCGAAGTATACTAGTGACGTTAATTGGGGATGTATGCTTCGGAGCAGTCAAATGCTTCTTGCTCAA GCactaattgttcatcgtttaggGAGATCTTGGAGAAGAACTGTGACTATG CAAATTGAACAAGGGTATCTTGAAATTCTTCACGAGTTTGCTGATTCTGAAGCTTCAGCTTTTTCAATCCATAAGCTTCTAGAAGCTGGGAAGGGTTATGGTCTAGCTGCTGGGTCATGGGTTGGACCTTATGCCACATGTTGTGCTTGGGAAACTCTGGCCCGTGTTGATAAAGTTAAATTGAATAAATCAT CAATGGCTATCTATATTGTTTCGGGTGATGAAGATGGTGAACGCGGTGGGGCACCTG TTTGTATAGAAGATGTATATAGCTGCTGTCTTGAGCATTCAGGTGGTGCAGCTGGTTGGACGGCCATTCTCTTGCTGGTTCCTCTGGTTCTTGGACTTGATAAGCTTAACCCCAG